One genomic window of Futiania mangrovi includes the following:
- a CDS encoding sensor domain-containing phosphodiesterase, which produces MAAERAEQEREEASGGMRADLRLQRDRFLAFAFASADLLIELDGDHRVTYALGAAQQMFGCAADALVGRAFCDLLAAADRGMARAALDGIAIGERFGPFAVQLDRTGDRSAGPAMVATLGGSRMPPREDRICLCLSRGGAAARPVGARGGKTADAPSLAGTAQRMLQETLTRIADFKAAVRDKQIRLVCHPIVDLATGETQHYEILSRFLRGENTHAMVSFAEDVGIIEDLDLAIAESAVDLLTRFLPARADGQGTRLAVNVSGHSLRSAMFVDLLMDLLKGHAGLAGRLVFELTDSAAIDDRDQVGSVLRDIRALGFGVCLDDFGGDAAAFGCLQAFDVDYIKIEGGFVRGLGPGGRERHMIRSMASLARSLGVRSIAEHVETAQQRDVLKELGVDFGQGYLFGQPEPVSRLVREQEQTARKSA; this is translated from the coding sequence ATGGCGGCTGAACGGGCTGAGCAGGAGCGGGAGGAGGCCTCCGGCGGGATGCGCGCGGACCTGCGGCTGCAGCGGGACCGCTTTCTTGCGTTTGCGTTCGCGAGTGCCGACCTGCTGATCGAGCTGGATGGCGACCACCGCGTGACCTACGCGCTGGGCGCCGCGCAGCAGATGTTCGGCTGTGCCGCCGATGCGCTCGTTGGCCGTGCCTTCTGCGACCTCCTCGCGGCTGCGGACCGCGGCATGGCGCGTGCCGCGCTGGACGGGATCGCGATCGGCGAGCGCTTCGGTCCCTTCGCCGTCCAACTCGACCGTACCGGGGACCGGTCCGCCGGTCCGGCGATGGTTGCGACGCTGGGAGGCAGCCGGATGCCCCCGCGCGAGGATCGTATCTGCCTGTGCCTGTCGCGCGGCGGCGCTGCTGCCCGACCGGTCGGCGCCCGCGGCGGCAAGACTGCAGACGCGCCCTCGCTGGCCGGCACGGCGCAGCGCATGCTGCAGGAGACGCTGACCCGCATCGCGGACTTCAAGGCCGCGGTCCGGGACAAGCAGATCCGCCTCGTATGTCACCCGATCGTCGACCTGGCGACCGGGGAGACGCAGCACTACGAAATCCTCTCCCGCTTCCTGCGCGGCGAGAACACGCACGCGATGGTGAGTTTTGCCGAGGACGTCGGCATCATCGAGGATCTCGACCTCGCCATTGCGGAGTCTGCCGTCGACCTCCTGACCCGCTTCCTGCCGGCGCGGGCGGACGGGCAGGGGACGCGCCTCGCGGTCAATGTCTCCGGCCATTCGCTGCGCAGCGCCATGTTCGTCGATCTCCTGATGGACCTGCTGAAGGGACACGCCGGTCTCGCCGGACGTCTCGTCTTCGAGCTGACCGACAGCGCGGCAATCGACGACCGGGACCAGGTGGGGAGCGTGTTGCGCGACATCCGCGCGTTGGGCTTCGGCGTCTGCCTCGACGACTTCGGCGGGGATGCCGCCGCCTTCGGCTGCCTCCAGGCCTTCGACGTCGACTACATCAAGATCGAGGGTGGCTTCGTCCGCGGCCTCGGGCCCGGCGGGCGCGAACGGCACATGATCCGCTCGATGGCGTCGCTCGCCCGTTCCCTCGGCGTGCGCTCCATCGCCGAGCATGTCGAGACCGCGCAGCAGCGCGACGTGCTGAAGGAGCTTGGGGTGGATTTCGGCCAGGGCTACCTCTTCGGCCAGCCGGAGCCCGTCTCCCGCCTCGTGCGCGAGCAGGAGCAGACGGCCCGCAAATCCGCCTGA
- the pyrF gene encoding orotidine-5'-phosphate decarboxylase yields MPDITDARRRLIVAIDVPEIGAARSLCETLKGHVGTFKIGLGLVPIGGIDLARELAADGFGVFLDMKLFDIHQTVHEATARIADMGVEILTLQGDPHVVRAAVAGRASSGQTDLKLFPITVLTSLDQADIAEIGFDEPLAELALRRARAAAEAGADGVISSGHEAGRIKAATPAGFEVITPGIRPAGTGTQDQKRVMTPARAIASGADRLVVGRPITAAPDPAAAADAICAEIAEALRAQAA; encoded by the coding sequence ATGCCCGACATCACAGACGCGAGGCGGCGCCTGATCGTCGCGATCGACGTGCCGGAGATCGGGGCTGCCCGGTCCCTGTGCGAAACGCTGAAGGGGCATGTCGGGACGTTCAAGATCGGCCTCGGCCTGGTGCCGATCGGCGGGATCGACCTGGCGCGGGAACTGGCGGCGGACGGCTTCGGCGTGTTCCTGGACATGAAGCTGTTCGACATCCACCAGACCGTGCACGAGGCAACGGCTCGCATCGCCGACATGGGCGTGGAGATCCTGACACTGCAGGGCGACCCGCATGTCGTGCGCGCCGCGGTCGCAGGGCGCGCGTCGAGCGGGCAGACAGACCTGAAGCTCTTTCCCATCACGGTGCTGACAAGCCTTGACCAGGCCGACATCGCAGAGATCGGCTTCGACGAGCCGCTGGCAGAGCTGGCGCTGCGCCGGGCGCGCGCGGCCGCCGAAGCCGGCGCCGACGGCGTGATCTCCAGCGGGCACGAGGCGGGACGCATCAAGGCCGCAACCCCTGCGGGCTTTGAGGTCATCACGCCGGGTATCCGCCCGGCCGGGACCGGCACCCAGGACCAGAAGCGGGTGATGACGCCTGCGCGCGCCATCGCGTCGGGCGCCGACCGGCTGGTGGTGGGACGCCCGATTACCGCCGCGCCGGACCCGGCTGCGGCCGCCGACGCGATCTGCGCCGAGATCGCAGAAGCGCTTCGAGCGCAGGCCGCGTGA
- a CDS encoding YcbK family protein, translated as MASDSTPPASPTAGRGPYLDRRRFLRGLAGLTAAAALPVASGGTAEAAMQVRRLRLFNARTGERTDTVYMENGVYVPEALGEIDFLLRDVRTGDIVPVDARIVDLMWHIQRLIDTTEPLGITSGYRSPVTNRRLAGQGAARNSLHMQGMAVDVFSRTRSARQIAGAARRLGRGGVGEYRNRNFVHLDVGPVRTWSRG; from the coding sequence ATGGCAAGCGACAGCACACCCCCCGCCTCTCCCACAGCCGGCCGCGGCCCGTACCTCGACCGCCGCAGATTCCTGCGCGGCCTCGCCGGGCTGACGGCAGCCGCTGCTCTCCCCGTGGCATCGGGAGGGACTGCCGAGGCGGCCATGCAGGTCCGGCGCCTGCGCCTCTTCAACGCCCGTACGGGCGAGCGTACCGACACCGTCTACATGGAAAACGGCGTCTATGTGCCGGAGGCACTGGGCGAGATCGACTTCCTGCTGCGCGATGTCCGCACGGGGGACATCGTGCCTGTCGATGCCCGCATCGTCGACCTGATGTGGCACATCCAGCGCCTCATCGACACGACCGAACCGCTCGGCATCACCTCGGGCTACCGCTCGCCGGTCACCAACCGGCGCCTCGCCGGGCAGGGGGCAGCGCGCAACAGCCTGCACATGCAGGGCATGGCGGTCGACGTCTTCTCGCGCACCCGCAGCGCCCGGCAGATCGCCGGCGCGGCCCGCAGGCTTGGACGCGGCGGGGTCGGCGAGTACCGCAACCGGAATTTCGTCCACCTCGACGTCGGGCCGGTCCGGACCTGGTCCCGCGGCTGA
- a CDS encoding SH3-like domain-containing protein, whose product MPSPRPAHPRFPVGARVRIRDMNPPVHHRVPAYAKGRVGTVERVCMGFQEPELAAIYREGPDRPIYRVRLHQPDLWPAYAENPADTLEIEIFEHWLEEA is encoded by the coding sequence ATGCCGTCGCCGCGCCCCGCGCATCCCCGCTTTCCCGTCGGCGCGCGCGTGCGCATCCGCGACATGAATCCGCCCGTGCACCATCGCGTCCCCGCCTATGCCAAGGGCCGCGTGGGCACGGTCGAGCGGGTGTGCATGGGGTTCCAGGAGCCGGAGCTTGCCGCGATCTACCGCGAGGGGCCGGACCGGCCGATCTACCGCGTGCGGCTCCACCAGCCCGACCTCTGGCCGGCTTATGCAGAAAACCCGGCGGACACGTTGGAGATCGAGATCTTCGAGCACTGGCTCGAAGAGGCCTGA
- a CDS encoding NAD(P)-dependent oxidoreductase — MKIAVLGTGLMGAPMVRRLLGAGRAVIVWNRTAVKAEALAADGAEVASSARAAVADADIVLTMLENAQAVGAVLFDEKVGVAAALKTGALVVDMSSIPPGAAREHAGRLAESGAGHVDAPVSGGVPGAEAGTLAIMAGGPADLVARAAAALSPLGRWTHVGPAGAGQLAKLANQAIVGVTLTVVAEALMLARAGGADPAAVRDAIRGGFAESRVLELHGAKMLARDFRPGGRASIQLKDMDTVLATAAELGLRLPAVEAAREVFARLVAQGGADLDHSATLVALEDMNGLAPARAMGRDAGNATKN; from the coding sequence ATGAAAATAGCGGTATTGGGAACGGGTCTGATGGGCGCGCCGATGGTGCGGCGGCTGCTTGGCGCAGGCCGGGCGGTGATCGTCTGGAACCGGACGGCTGTCAAGGCTGAGGCGCTGGCGGCGGACGGCGCGGAGGTCGCGTCAAGTGCGCGCGCGGCGGTGGCAGACGCCGACATCGTGCTGACGATGCTGGAAAATGCACAGGCCGTCGGCGCAGTCCTGTTCGACGAGAAGGTGGGCGTCGCGGCTGCGCTGAAGACCGGCGCGCTCGTCGTCGACATGTCGTCCATCCCTCCGGGCGCTGCGCGCGAGCATGCTGGCCGGCTGGCCGAAAGCGGAGCCGGGCACGTGGACGCGCCTGTCTCGGGCGGCGTTCCGGGGGCGGAGGCCGGCACGCTTGCCATCATGGCGGGCGGCCCTGCCGACCTCGTCGCGCGCGCGGCGGCTGCGCTCTCCCCTCTCGGACGTTGGACCCATGTCGGACCGGCGGGCGCGGGCCAGCTTGCCAAGCTCGCCAACCAGGCCATCGTGGGCGTCACGCTCACCGTGGTCGCGGAGGCGCTGATGCTGGCGCGGGCGGGCGGCGCGGACCCTGCGGCGGTGCGCGACGCGATCCGCGGCGGTTTCGCCGAAAGCCGGGTCCTGGAGCTGCACGGTGCAAAGATGCTCGCGCGCGATTTCCGTCCCGGCGGTCGGGCCTCGATCCAGCTCAAGGACATGGACACGGTGCTCGCGACGGCGGCGGAACTTGGCCTCAGGCTTCCCGCGGTCGAAGCCGCGCGCGAGGTCTTCGCCCGCCTGGTCGCGCAGGGCGGCGCCGATCTCGACCATTCCGCGACCCTCGTTGCGCTGGAAGACATGAACGGCCTCGCTCCGGCCCGCGCGATGGGCAGGGACGCCGGGAACGCCACGAAGAATTAA
- a CDS encoding iron-containing alcohol dehydrogenase: MNMRDVAFQSPTLIAPDAMEHLPKTTAAAGFSRPLMIVCGATTTFGHLHRMRSMAPPPGRAVPFEVRHTVAHEDAIAEALSLFHDMSCDSVIAAGSGAALDTARAVAMLASTHAPLAEIVQRPALVRAAKPWIAVVPAPASLVPLSDRIVADVRGEVGTPTQRIAIDASRVRPARILCDTDCMRALPPQTVAAGLFAALMQAAETLAEADAPHANRALAAGAVRLIAGTGGLLAGVTALSDPDATALRITAFEAAGMAALSRNGRSIGAASALTLALTGRHGVRHGPIAAALLPAWTAMDGHGGAAEAALAPLVAKAGAPSVAAALTAMRDAAGLAPAIRELGLEIDANVRKQAEALAGPDGAAAVAALAAAADAAGAMA; the protein is encoded by the coding sequence ATGAACATGCGGGACGTTGCCTTTCAGTCACCGACCCTGATCGCTCCCGACGCGATGGAGCACCTGCCGAAGACGACGGCGGCGGCGGGCTTCTCGCGGCCGCTGATGATCGTGTGCGGCGCCACGACGACCTTCGGGCACCTGCACAGGATGCGCTCCATGGCCCCGCCGCCCGGCCGGGCCGTGCCGTTCGAGGTGCGCCACACGGTCGCCCACGAGGACGCCATCGCCGAGGCGCTGTCGCTCTTCCACGACATGTCCTGCGACAGCGTCATCGCCGCAGGGTCGGGCGCTGCGCTCGATACCGCGCGCGCTGTCGCGATGCTGGCCTCGACGCATGCCCCCCTCGCCGAGATCGTGCAGCGCCCGGCGCTTGTCCGCGCGGCGAAGCCCTGGATCGCGGTGGTGCCGGCGCCAGCTTCCCTGGTGCCGCTGTCCGACCGGATCGTCGCCGACGTCCGCGGCGAGGTCGGCACCCCGACGCAGCGGATCGCCATCGATGCAAGCCGCGTGCGGCCGGCGCGGATCCTCTGCGACACCGATTGCATGCGCGCCCTGCCGCCGCAGACGGTGGCTGCCGGACTGTTCGCCGCGCTGATGCAGGCCGCAGAGACGCTGGCCGAAGCGGATGCGCCGCACGCCAATCGCGCGCTGGCCGCCGGGGCTGTGCGCCTGATCGCGGGTACGGGCGGTCTGCTGGCCGGGGTGACTGCGCTGAGCGACCCGGACGCGACCGCGCTGCGCATCACGGCGTTCGAGGCGGCGGGCATGGCCGCACTGTCCCGCAACGGGCGCAGCATCGGCGCTGCATCGGCGCTGACGCTGGCGCTGACCGGCCGGCACGGCGTCCGCCACGGCCCCATCGCGGCGGCGCTGCTGCCCGCGTGGACCGCGATGGACGGCCACGGCGGAGCGGCGGAAGCGGCCCTTGCGCCGCTGGTGGCAAAGGCCGGTGCGCCGAGCGTGGCAGCGGCGCTGACCGCCATGCGCGATGCGGCCGGACTGGCCCCTGCGATCCGGGAACTGGGCCTCGAGATCGATGCGAATGTCCGCAAGCAGGCAGAGGCACTAGCCGGACCCGATGGGGCCGCGGCCGTGGCGGCACTGGCGGCGGCTGCAGATGCCGCGGGAGCCATGGCATGA
- a CDS encoding gamma carbonic anhydrase family protein, whose amino-acid sequence MPVYALGDKTPKLPARGNYFIAPSADVIGLVELREGASVWFNCTLRGDNDWIVLGEDVNIQDNTVCHTDQGYPIELARGVTVGHSVTLHSCKVGEYSLIGMGATLLSGSVIGTNCLIAAGALIKEGQEIPDNSLVVGAPGRVVRQLDEKAAAMMRKSAEGYRMNGQRFREQLREL is encoded by the coding sequence ATGCCCGTCTATGCGCTTGGCGACAAGACACCGAAACTGCCCGCGAGAGGCAATTACTTCATCGCGCCGTCGGCGGACGTGATCGGCCTCGTCGAACTGCGCGAGGGCGCGAGCGTCTGGTTCAACTGCACGCTGCGCGGCGACAACGACTGGATCGTGCTGGGCGAGGACGTGAATATCCAGGACAACACTGTCTGCCACACGGACCAGGGCTATCCGATCGAGCTTGCCCGCGGCGTGACCGTCGGACATTCGGTGACGCTGCACTCCTGCAAGGTCGGGGAATACAGCCTGATCGGCATGGGCGCGACGCTTCTCTCCGGCAGCGTGATCGGCACGAACTGCCTGATCGCCGCGGGCGCGCTCATCAAGGAAGGTCAGGAAATCCCGGACAATTCGCTTGTCGTCGGCGCGCCGGGCCGGGTCGTGCGCCAGCTCGACGAGAAGGCAGCCGCCATGATGCGCAAGAGCGCGGAAGGCTACCGCATGAACGGGCAGAGGTTCCGGGAGCAACTGCGTGAGCTTTAG
- a CDS encoding DMT family transporter, with translation MTIEPEISDSDATRRAEAARARDAADNRERLVAIGQMCVAVILFSALDATAKVLVYPGGGFFEQTLPPAQVVWMRFTVHIVLAAMILGVSSGRSFLQARHPWLQLLRSCFMLGATFFNFQAVQYLQLSQTVSIFFAAPLLVAALSGPILGEWIGPRRLMAVVTGFIGVLIVTRPGTEGMHWAMLFSLGAAMSLTCYNIATRWLVGRDTTEVTFFYSALAGMVLFAPVGFSAWQMPESALQWGLLMVPGVLGMTGHYIYILAHRHVPAPIIAPYMYSQIVWMIGLGYLLFGDVPDVWTAVGASVIVASGLYLLHRSRDPMGRRR, from the coding sequence ATGACCATCGAACCCGAAATCTCGGACAGCGACGCCACGCGGCGTGCGGAGGCCGCACGCGCGAGGGACGCGGCGGACAATCGCGAGCGTCTCGTCGCCATCGGCCAGATGTGTGTGGCGGTGATCCTGTTTTCCGCCCTCGACGCCACCGCAAAGGTGCTTGTCTATCCGGGCGGCGGCTTCTTCGAGCAGACGCTGCCGCCCGCGCAGGTCGTGTGGATGCGCTTCACGGTCCACATCGTGCTGGCCGCAATGATACTGGGCGTGAGCAGCGGCCGGTCCTTCCTGCAGGCGCGCCATCCGTGGCTGCAGTTGCTGCGGTCGTGCTTCATGCTGGGCGCGACCTTCTTCAACTTCCAGGCCGTGCAGTACCTGCAGCTGTCGCAAACGGTGTCGATCTTCTTCGCCGCGCCGCTGCTGGTGGCCGCCCTCTCCGGCCCGATCCTCGGCGAATGGATCGGCCCGCGCCGCCTGATGGCGGTCGTCACGGGCTTCATCGGGGTGCTGATCGTCACCCGGCCCGGCACGGAAGGCATGCACTGGGCGATGCTCTTCTCCCTCGGCGCGGCGATGTCGCTCACCTGCTACAACATCGCGACGCGCTGGCTCGTCGGGCGGGACACGACGGAGGTCACGTTCTTCTATTCCGCGCTCGCGGGCATGGTCTTGTTCGCGCCGGTCGGCTTCAGCGCCTGGCAGATGCCGGAGAGCGCGCTGCAATGGGGCCTGTTGATGGTGCCGGGCGTGCTCGGCATGACCGGGCATTACATCTACATCCTGGCGCACCGGCACGTGCCGGCCCCGATCATCGCACCCTACATGTACAGCCAGATCGTCTGGATGATCGGGCTCGGCTACCTGCTCTTCGGCGACGTGCCGGACGTCTGGACCGCGGTCGGGGCCAGCGTGATCGTGGCGAGCGGCCTCTACCTGCTGCACCGGTCGCGCGACCCGATGGGACGGCGGCGCTGA
- a CDS encoding fumarylacetoacetate hydrolase family protein produces the protein MKLVRYGEAGRERPGLLDAGGRVRDLSGVIDDVGGRWLLPAALEMLRGIDPATLPAVEGTPRLGAPVGNVGKLVCIGLNYADHADEMNLPRPDKPVVFMKATSSICGPNDDILIPPGSEKTDWEVELGIVIGAPARFVTPGKALAHVAGYTIVQDVSERDWQQNEGGQWVKAKSSDTFGPVGPWLVTADEVPDPQALDIWLEVNGTRMQDGNTATMIFGVAEVVAHISRFMTLEPGDVIATGTPPGVGVGRTPQVFYKPGDRVRLGISGLGEQAATLVRDPR, from the coding sequence ATGAAACTGGTGCGATACGGCGAGGCCGGGCGCGAGCGTCCGGGGCTTCTCGATGCGGGCGGGCGCGTGCGCGATCTCTCCGGCGTGATCGACGACGTGGGCGGCCGCTGGCTCCTGCCGGCGGCGCTGGAGATGCTGCGCGGCATCGACCCGGCGACGCTGCCTGCGGTCGAGGGCACCCCGCGCCTCGGCGCGCCTGTCGGAAACGTCGGCAAGCTCGTCTGCATCGGTCTCAACTATGCCGACCATGCCGACGAGATGAATTTGCCGCGCCCCGACAAGCCCGTCGTGTTCATGAAGGCGACCTCCTCGATCTGCGGTCCGAACGACGACATCCTCATTCCGCCGGGCTCGGAGAAGACCGACTGGGAGGTCGAGCTTGGCATCGTGATCGGCGCGCCCGCGCGCTTCGTCACGCCGGGGAAGGCGCTCGCGCACGTCGCGGGCTACACCATCGTGCAGGACGTGTCGGAGCGGGACTGGCAGCAGAACGAGGGCGGGCAATGGGTGAAGGCGAAATCGTCGGACACCTTCGGACCCGTTGGCCCGTGGCTCGTCACGGCGGACGAGGTGCCCGATCCGCAGGCCCTCGACATCTGGCTTGAGGTCAACGGCACCCGCATGCAGGACGGCAACACCGCGACCATGATCTTCGGTGTGGCCGAGGTCGTCGCACACATCTCCCGCTTCATGACACTTGAGCCGGGCGACGTGATCGCCACGGGCACGCCGCCGGGCGTGGGCGTCGGGCGCACTCCGCAGGTGTTCTACAAGCCCGGCGACAGGGTGCGCCTCGGTATCTCCGGTCTGGGAGAGCAGGCCGCGACACTGGTGCGCGATCCGCGCTGA
- a CDS encoding SH3-like domain-containing protein, with amino-acid sequence MTDDLSFTPNGPHDLAGQVGTHGGLIDREEHDLPYWERRVDAMSRLLMSKGILLDFAEIRAGIEALTPEDYEKLGYFERWAKSFRRMLVNKGVLTNEEIDSRIAEMKSRLEQGG; translated from the coding sequence ATGACCGACGATCTTTCCTTCACGCCGAACGGGCCGCACGACCTTGCGGGCCAGGTCGGGACCCATGGGGGCCTGATCGACCGGGAGGAGCACGACCTGCCCTATTGGGAGCGGCGGGTCGACGCCATGTCCCGCCTCCTGATGAGCAAGGGGATCCTTCTGGACTTCGCGGAAATCCGCGCCGGGATCGAGGCGCTGACGCCCGAGGATTACGAGAAGTTGGGCTATTTCGAGCGCTGGGCGAAGTCGTTCCGCCGGATGCTCGTCAACAAGGGCGTACTCACGAACGAGGAGATCGACTCCCGCATCGCGGAGATGAAGTCGAGGCTGGAGCAGGGGGGCTGA
- a CDS encoding diacylglycerol kinase, with amino-acid sequence MSTDPAERLQQKPTGPRRLFNSLGYSINGLRYAIRREPAFQQQLMLFAAAYPAALWLTEDLVHFFVLMAPLILAIVVELLNTAIECLADQIDREKQILLGAAKDLGSAAVFICLLSAGIFWSYMVATRFL; translated from the coding sequence ATGAGTACGGACCCCGCCGAACGCCTTCAGCAGAAACCCACCGGCCCGCGCCGGCTGTTCAATTCCCTCGGCTACTCCATCAATGGCCTGCGCTATGCGATCCGGCGGGAGCCGGCGTTCCAGCAGCAGCTGATGCTGTTCGCCGCCGCCTATCCCGCCGCGCTATGGCTGACCGAGGACCTGGTGCACTTCTTCGTGCTTATGGCGCCCCTGATCCTCGCCATCGTGGTCGAGCTTTTGAACACCGCCATCGAATGCCTGGCGGACCAGATCGACCGGGAGAAGCAGATCCTGCTCGGCGCGGCGAAGGATCTCGGCTCGGCGGCCGTGTTCATCTGCCTGCTGAGCGCGGGCATCTTCTGGTCCTACATGGTGGCGACGCGGTTCCTCTGA
- a CDS encoding helix-turn-helix domain-containing protein encodes MPDPIPPISLCVSIKTGGADPVPGLFRLVSRTFHVPEQDLRAPSRRTASAARARQVCMYLMNVALGMTFVEVGRALGRDRTTAAHAARLVEERRDDPAFDALIDRLEHTLMAEGAR; translated from the coding sequence GTGCCAGATCCGATCCCGCCCATCTCCCTGTGCGTATCGATCAAGACCGGCGGCGCCGACCCGGTGCCGGGGCTGTTCCGCCTGGTCAGCCGGACCTTCCACGTCCCCGAGCAGGACTTGCGCGCACCGAGCCGCCGCACCGCCTCCGCCGCCCGCGCGCGCCAGGTCTGCATGTACCTGATGAATGTCGCGCTGGGCATGACCTTCGTGGAGGTCGGGCGCGCCCTCGGCCGCGACCGGACGACGGCGGCCCACGCCGCACGCCTGGTGGAAGAACGCCGCGACGATCCCGCGTTCGATGCCCTCATCGACCGGCTGGAACATACCCTGATGGCAGAAGGAGCACGATGA
- a CDS encoding MarC family protein: MGEDLLNAFVTLFVIIDPIGLVPVFIALTSDLAPRDRRTVATKAIAIAAGLLLLFALGGHAVLGFLGISFSAFKIAGGLLLLATAFEMVFERRTERRDQQAASAEHHAARLSEIAVFPLAIPLLAGPGAITSIILLMGRAEGEPAEQAGVLGVAAAVLAISYVLFLISGPVARLLGKTGVVVTSRVLGVLLAALAVQYVIDGVTTVLAG, encoded by the coding sequence ATGGGCGAAGACCTGCTCAATGCCTTCGTGACGCTGTTCGTGATCATCGATCCGATCGGCCTGGTGCCCGTGTTCATCGCGCTGACAAGCGACCTCGCCCCGCGCGACCGGCGCACGGTGGCGACCAAGGCGATCGCGATCGCCGCCGGCCTGCTGCTGCTCTTCGCGCTTGGCGGACATGCGGTGCTGGGCTTCCTCGGCATCTCGTTCTCGGCGTTCAAGATCGCCGGCGGCCTCCTGCTGCTCGCTACCGCCTTCGAGATGGTGTTCGAGCGGCGGACGGAGCGGCGCGACCAGCAGGCCGCCAGCGCCGAGCATCATGCGGCCCGCCTCAGCGAGATCGCGGTGTTCCCGCTGGCCATCCCGCTGCTCGCAGGCCCGGGCGCCATCACCTCGATCATCCTGCTGATGGGGCGCGCCGAGGGGGAGCCTGCCGAGCAGGCCGGCGTTCTCGGCGTCGCGGCCGCCGTGCTCGCGATCTCCTACGTGCTGTTTCTGATATCCGGCCCCGTCGCCCGCCTGCTGGGCAAGACCGGGGTCGTCGTGACCTCGCGGGTGCTGGGCGTGCTGCTGGCGGCGCTTGCCGTGCAATATGTCATCGACGGCGTGACGACCGTGCTCGCGGGCTGA
- a CDS encoding DUF6456 domain-containing protein: MDLDDTPICTPLRTLARKTDGQGKPFLEPCEIAAGERFAHDFLMAARGPRVTQAWPGEAPPPGRRGPVAPPAGTREAAARQGLSRALSALGPGLADIVLAVCGQEEGLAAAETRLGWPKRSGKLVLKLALARLARHYGLIMRAPARQQAPAR, encoded by the coding sequence ATGGATCTCGACGACACCCCGATCTGCACCCCGTTGCGGACCCTGGCGCGGAAGACGGACGGACAGGGCAAGCCCTTTCTCGAACCCTGCGAGATCGCTGCCGGGGAGCGCTTTGCCCATGACTTCCTGATGGCCGCGCGCGGTCCCCGCGTGACACAGGCCTGGCCGGGAGAGGCGCCGCCGCCGGGACGCCGCGGCCCTGTCGCACCGCCCGCCGGAACGCGGGAGGCCGCCGCCCGCCAGGGGTTGTCCCGGGCGCTGTCGGCGCTGGGCCCTGGACTTGCCGACATCGTTCTCGCGGTGTGCGGGCAGGAGGAGGGACTTGCGGCAGCGGAAACGCGGCTCGGCTGGCCGAAACGCTCGGGGAAGCTGGTGCTCAAGCTGGCCCTGGCCCGGCTCGCCCGGCACTACGGCCTGATCATGCGGGCACCCGCCCGCCAGCAAGCACCGGCGCGCTGA
- a CDS encoding acyl-CoA thioesterase, with translation MSGPGERPAPLPRSAFGHFARIETRWADNDVYGHVNNVTYYAFFDTAVNRYLIEAGALDLEKSTEIGLVVETRCNYFAPLSFPEPVEAAIAVERLGGSSITYRIGIFAAGAAETAAHGRFVHVYVDRDTRRPVPVPEPVRKAVAPLAIAD, from the coding sequence ATGAGCGGGCCCGGAGAACGCCCCGCCCCCCTGCCCCGGTCCGCGTTCGGGCATTTCGCGCGGATCGAGACGCGGTGGGCCGACAACGACGTCTACGGGCATGTCAACAACGTGACCTACTACGCCTTCTTCGACACCGCCGTGAACCGCTACCTTATCGAGGCGGGCGCGCTGGACCTGGAGAAGAGCACGGAGATCGGCCTCGTCGTGGAAACGCGGTGCAACTATTTCGCGCCGCTGTCGTTCCCCGAGCCGGTCGAGGCCGCCATCGCGGTCGAGCGTCTGGGCGGAAGCTCGATCACCTACCGCATCGGGATCTTCGCTGCCGGCGCGGCCGAGACGGCGGCGCACGGCCGCTTCGTCCACGTCTATGTGGACCGGGATACGCGCCGGCCCGTTCCGGTGCCCGAACCCGTTCGCAAGGCCGTCGCGCCGCTGGCGATCGCGGACTGA